A DNA window from Malus domestica chromosome 12, GDT2T_hap1 contains the following coding sequences:
- the LOC103451230 gene encoding LOW QUALITY PROTEIN: protein DETOXIFICATION 53 (The sequence of the model RefSeq protein was modified relative to this genomic sequence to represent the inferred CDS: substituted 1 base at 1 genomic stop codon), giving the protein MXIGEELRSLVKIAGPIVITSMLIYSRSLVSMLFLGRLGKTELAGGSLALGFSNITGYSLLRGLSTGMDPICSQAYGAQRWSVISQTFQKTLCLLLLVAIPISLLWLNMEPIFILLGQDPQIIRVAKRYMAFAIPELIGQAQLLPLRIFFRTQGFTTALTLAAAFSALFHLPMNYFLVTYMDFGVAGIALGLAWNTFLFNLGLVIYLARSPHALKPWHGLTILSAFQGWGPLLSLSLPSCVSVCLEWWWYELMLFFCGWLSNPQASVAAMGILLQTTGMLYIIPISLSGSLSTRVGLSLGAGQPTRAQWTTLIGLIMAFAWGISAFIFMTAFRSMWGTMFTNDPQILDLISTALPVLGLCEIGNVPQTASCGVLTATARPKLGVKINLLAFYLIGLPVAILATFTFKIGFLGLWFGLLSAQLSCVGMMVYTLLHTDWKHQTRRAEQLTQAVEVKNETEENLEKTNDEESGLLTPTEV; this is encoded by the coding sequence ATGTAGATAGGAGAAGAGTTGAGATCGTTGGTAAAGATTGCAGGCCCTATAGTGATAACATCCATGCTTATATACTCAAGGTCTCTTGTTTCAATGCTATTCTTAGGCCGTCTTGGGAAAACAGAATTGGCTGGAGGCTCATTGGCTCTAGGGTTTTCAAATATTACAGGTTACTCACTCCTCAGAGGTCTATCGACGGGGATGGACCCCATTTGTAGCCAAGCTTATGGAGCTCAAAGATGGTCAGTTATCAGTCAAACTTTTCAGAAAACCCTTTGCCTCCTCCTCCTTGTTGCCATCCCCATCTCACTCTTGTGGCTCAACATGGAGCCCATCTTTATATTGTTAGGGCAGGACCCGCAAATTATTAGGGTTGCAAAACGTTACATGGCTTTTGCCATTCCTGAATTGATAGGGCAAGCTCAGCTTCTACCATTGAGAATCTTTTTCAGAACACAAGGGTTCACCACCGCATTAACCCTTGCAGCAGCATTTTCCGCCCTCTTTCATTTACCTATGAATTATTTTTTGGTCACATATATGGATTTTGGGGTTGCAGGTATTGCCTTAGGGCTTGCTTGGAAcacttttcttttcaatttgggTTTGGTAATTTATCTAGCCAGATCACCTCATGCTTTGAAGCCATGGCATGGGCTCACCATTCTCTCAGCCTTTCAAGGATGGGGGCCATTGCTAAGTTTGTCTCTACCCAGTTGTGTTTCAGTTTGCTTAGAGTGGTGGTGGTATGAACTTATGTTGTTCTTCTGTGGCTGGTTGAGTAACCCACAAGCAAGTGTTGCAGCAATGGGAATTTTGTTGCAAACAACTGGAATGTTATACATTATCCCAATTTCTCTAAGTGGATCCTTATCGACGCGTGTAGGACTCTCGCTGGGCGCAGGGCAACCAACCCGCGCCCAATGGACCACCTTGATTGGGCTAATCATGGCATTTGCTTGGGGGATTTCCGCGTTCATTTTCATGACTGCTTTTAGGTCCATGTGGGGGACAATGTTCACGAACGATCCACAAATTCTTGATTTGATTTCGACTGCACTTCCAGTTTTGGGATTGTGTGAAATAGGCAACGTTCCTCAAACAGCTTCCTGTGGAGTGTTAACAGCTACTGCAAGACCTAAGCTTGGAGTAAAAATAAACCTGTTGGCATTTTACCTAATTGGACTGCCAGTAGCTATTCTTGCGACTTTTACATTTAAAATAGGTTTTTTGGGGTTGTGGTTTGGGCTGCTTTCAGCACAGTTGTCTTGTGTGGGTATGATGGTGTACACATTGCTCCACACTGATTGGAAACACCAAACAAGAAGGGCTGAGCAGCTGACTCAGGCTGTGGAAGTGAAAAACGAAACTGAAGAGAACTTAGAGAAGACAAATGATGAAGAAAGCGGGCTGCTAACTCCTACTGAAGTCTGA